One Punica granatum isolate Tunisia-2019 chromosome 3, ASM765513v2, whole genome shotgun sequence genomic window carries:
- the LOC116200140 gene encoding lysM domain receptor-like kinase 3 yields the protein MHPSGSLPLAALIFWVTAHLCSVHSNPAVPMNCTDTSRLCASFLAFKPDPNQTLSVLQSMFDVSPSDITVENPAALDYVFIRKNCSCLSTTKKYATNTTYTLRSAGGLVSEIVGGAYDGLAMVPNSTRWARVGAVVSLRLYCGCSSGLWNYLMSYVLRDGDSVQSLASRFGVSMDSIETVNGISNPDNVTVGDLYFIPLDSVPGEPYPLENATSPALAPAPASSIEGLPERPRDHKTHVPYGWIIGGVGVGLLVIILGIVAFISVRSSACSANRSKDGDGKISHKFHILRNPSFLCGSGRYICCKQGNWKQTNGESSNNQINVPTALGADVFDVEKPVVFSYEDILFSTDGFSDSSLLGHGTYGSVYYGVLHDQEVAIKRMTATKTKEFLVEMKVLCKVHHANLVELLGYAAMNDELLIIYEYAQKGSLRSHLHDPQSKGNPSLSWITRVQIALDAARGLEYIHEHTKNHYVHRDIKTSNILLDGAFRAKISDFGLAKLVGKSGEEEATVTKVVGTYGYLAPEYLSNGLATTKSDVYAFGVVLFEIISGREAVIRSEATAMKSAERRSLASIMLAALRNVPDSLSMSSIQDYIDPNLMELYPHDCFFKMAMLGKQCVDEDPVLRPDMKQVVITLSQILLSSVEWEATLAGNSQVFSGLVQGR from the exons ATGCACCCATCTGGCAGTCTTCCCTTGGCTGCTCTCATCTTCTGGGTCACTGCCCACCTCTGTTCCGTCCACTCAAACCCAGCAGTGCCCATGAACTGCACGGACACATCACGCCTCTGCGCATCCTTCTTGGCCTTCAAGCCCGACCCCAACCAGACCCTCAGCGTCCTTCAGTCCATGTTCGACGTCTCCCCCTCCGACATCACCGTTGAGAACCCGGCCGCCCTCGACTACGTCTTCATCAGGAAGAACTGCTCCTGCCTCTCCACCACCAAGAAGTACGCCACCAACACAACCTACACCTTGAGGTCCGCCGGGGGGCTTGTGTCCGAGATCGTGGGCGGGGCGTACGACGGGCTCGCCATGGTGCCCAATTCGACGAGGTGGGCGAGGGTCGGGGCGGTGGTGTCGCTGAGGCTGTACTGCGGGTGCTCGAGCGGGCTGTGGAATTACTTGATGAGCTATGTGCTGAGGGACGGCGACAGCGTGCAGTCGCTGGCGAGCAGGTTCGGGGTCAGTATGGATAGTATCGAGACAGTGAATGGGATTAGCAACCCTGATAATGTCACTGTTGGTGATCTTTACTTTATTCCCCTGGACTCAG TTCCTGGAGAGCCCTATCCTTTGGAAAATGCTACCAGTCCTGCTCTTGCCCCGGCTCCTGCATCTTCTATCGAGGGCCTTCCAG AAAGGCCTCGCGATCACAAGACTCATGTTCCCTATGGGTGGATCATAGGGGGTGTTGGAGTCGGTCTTCTCGTGATCATACTGGGCATTGTTGCTTTCATTTCAGTTAGATCATCAGCCTGCTCTGCTAATCGTTCAAAAGATGGTGATGGAAAGATTTCCCATAAGTTTCACATTCTTCGGAACCCGAGTTTTCTCTGTGGTTCGGGCCGCTACATCTGCTGCAAGCAGGGCAACTGGAAGCAAACAAATGGAGAATCAAGCAACAACCAGATAAATGTTCCAACAG CTCTAGGAGCCGACGTGTTTGATGTAGAGAAGCCTGTAGTATTCTCATATGAGGATATTCTTTTCTCAACTGACGGGTTCTCTGATTCAAGTCTTCTTGGCCATGGTACATATGGTTCCGTGTACTATGGAGTCCTCCATGACCAG GAAGTTGCAATTAAGAGAATGACTGCAACAAAAACGAAAGAATTTCTGGTGGAGATGAAGGTCTTGTGCAAAGTACATCATGCGAATCTG GTGGAATTGCTTGGCTATGCTGCTATGAATGATGAGCTGTTAATTATCTATGAGTATGCCCAGAAGGGTTCACTAAGGTCTCATTTGCATGATCCACAAAGCAAAG GCAATCCATCTCTTTCGTGGATTACGAGGGTCCAGATTGCACTTGATGCTGCTAGAGGTCTCGAGTACATTCATGAGCACACTAAGAATCACTATGTTCATCGAGACATCAAAACGAGCAACATCTTGCTCGATGGTGCCTTTAGAGCGAAG ATTTCAGATTTCGGTTTAGCAAAACTTGTGGGGAAGTCAGGTGAGGAGGAAGCAACGGTGACAAAAGTTGTGGGAACATATGGCTATCTGGCGCCCGA ATACTTGAGCAATGGCCTAGCTACGACGAAAAGTGATGTGTACGCATTCGGTGTTGTTCTTTTCGAGATTATATCGGGTCGGGAAGCTGTGATACGCAGTGAAGCCACAGCGATGAAAAGTGCCGAAAGGCGCTCATTGGCATCCATT ATGTTGGCAGCTCTTAGAAACGTACCTGACTCTCTAAGCATGTCAAGCATCCAAGATTACATTGATCCTAATCTGATGGAATTATATCCTCACGATTGTTTCTTCAAG ATGGCAATGCTAGGGAAGCAGTGCGTGGATGAGGATCCAGTGTTAAGACCGGATATGAAGCAGGTGGTGATAACGCTATCTCAAATTCTCCTATCATCGGTCGAGTGGGAAGCCACTCTTGCTGGGAACAGCCAGGTTTTCAGTGGCCTCGTTCAAGGACGATGA